In Bacteroidota bacterium, one DNA window encodes the following:
- the dnaE gene encoding DNA polymerase III subunit alpha codes for MPQSDFVHLHNHTYYSLLDGACSVKDLVKQAKKFEMPAVALTDHGVMFGAYEFYKAAKAEGVKPIIGCEMYILSHGSRLEREAFTDPTGKKKFYHHLILLAKDLTGYKNLMKLVTKGHTEGFYYKPRIDVDLLREHRDGLVALSACAGGVVSPYLIAGEYDKAKQVASLYKDIFDNDFYIEIQNHHLDPEQKVLAAAPKLAREVGLNLVCTNDSHYIVPEHAVPHNVLLYIKDADKDSPPDVNKLRYGTAENYFRSAKEMQQLFKEYDGAIENTLAIADKINLELPKDLKMPVFPIPENAGVSTLDEYLEKLTWEGLDRRYSTLDSNLRERAEFELGVIKKMGYPGYFLITQDFIAEARNRGVSVGPGRGSAAGSLVAYALGITNVDPIKYNLLFERFLNPDRVSMPDIDIDFSDDKRERVISYVKEKYGNESVAQIITFSTLSARAVLKDVGRVLGVPLNIIGELTECIPVVMGKVTPLKEAIELPEMKSVLAKYARTEWKEKLENLIKNSLVLEGFARASSKHAAGVVIAPGDISNFVPLYKSPNEDDLVTQYSMKDIEDAGLLKMDFLGLRTLSIIDTTLALIEQQHGVKLDINAIPLDDPKTYELFGRGDTLAVFQFDSPPMQNYMRSLKPENMEDLASMNALYRPGPMDNIPDFIDRKHGKKQIEYDHQLLEPILKDTYGVIVFQEQVMQVVRDLAGFTLAKADEVRRAMGKKDLAKMEAMKATFIKGAAERTVPDKVASEIWDRLVKFASYAFNKSHSVAYSFVAYQTAYLKAHYTAEFLAANMTHEMNSTDYVVQLIDEGKRFGIPTLPPDVNSSLLMFTPTEQGIRFGLAGCKNVGEKAAQAIVAERLKNGPYKSIFDFTNRIDSKLVNKRAIEALTLSGAFDSTKPDGTSIAQYRSDVFANIEKAIEYGSVSSKMNSQGQDNLFGGGENLVTHEPHLTSTTTVFSDRDLLSKEKAILGFYVSGHPLEPYRIDAQSFASVKLSELGDMKQGDDVFVLGVIVGVTKKLSREGKAFAIVSVEDFSGKCDFVFWGDSYEKYKDFVVDEQPIAISGKVRKNAINDAASITVSEAMPIPEVRKKQVRGVVFKLTEGGQPTAKLLDEVKTIIGKHKGNRSAYVAVENPHTAAVHHYKLPETFNVAADDALVAEYESAFGRNTVLFRS; via the coding sequence ATGCCCCAATCCGATTTCGTCCATCTTCATAATCACACGTACTATTCGTTGCTTGACGGTGCTTGTAGTGTCAAGGACCTTGTCAAGCAGGCGAAGAAGTTCGAGATGCCGGCGGTCGCCCTGACCGATCACGGCGTGATGTTTGGCGCGTACGAATTCTACAAAGCTGCCAAAGCGGAGGGGGTGAAGCCGATCATCGGCTGCGAAATGTATATCCTTTCGCACGGCTCCCGCCTTGAGCGGGAAGCGTTTACCGACCCGACCGGCAAGAAGAAGTTCTATCATCACCTTATCCTCCTGGCGAAGGACCTGACGGGCTACAAGAACCTCATGAAGCTCGTCACGAAAGGGCACACGGAGGGATTCTACTACAAGCCGCGCATCGACGTCGATCTGCTTCGCGAACATCGCGACGGCCTCGTGGCGCTTTCGGCGTGCGCCGGCGGGGTGGTCTCGCCGTATCTGATCGCAGGTGAGTACGACAAAGCGAAGCAAGTCGCCTCGCTCTACAAGGATATCTTCGATAACGACTTCTATATCGAGATCCAGAATCATCACCTCGATCCCGAGCAAAAGGTACTTGCGGCCGCGCCGAAACTCGCGAGAGAGGTTGGGCTAAACCTCGTGTGCACCAATGACTCGCATTACATCGTCCCGGAGCATGCCGTCCCGCACAACGTGCTGCTTTACATCAAGGACGCCGACAAAGATTCGCCGCCGGATGTAAATAAGCTCCGCTACGGCACGGCCGAGAATTACTTCCGTTCGGCGAAGGAGATGCAGCAGCTCTTCAAGGAGTACGACGGGGCGATCGAGAACACGCTTGCGATCGCGGACAAGATCAATCTCGAGTTGCCAAAAGATCTCAAGATGCCAGTGTTTCCGATCCCGGAGAACGCAGGTGTCTCGACGCTTGACGAGTACCTCGAAAAGTTGACGTGGGAAGGCCTCGACCGACGGTACTCTACGCTTGATTCAAACCTACGCGAGCGTGCAGAGTTCGAGCTCGGCGTCATCAAGAAGATGGGCTATCCGGGCTACTTCCTGATCACCCAGGATTTCATCGCCGAGGCTCGCAATCGTGGGGTGAGTGTCGGTCCGGGCCGTGGTTCGGCAGCAGGCTCGCTTGTTGCGTATGCGCTCGGGATCACGAACGTCGATCCGATCAAGTACAATCTGCTCTTCGAGCGATTCCTGAACCCGGATCGAGTGAGCATGCCCGATATCGACATCGACTTCTCGGACGACAAGCGCGAGCGTGTCATCTCCTACGTCAAAGAGAAGTACGGCAACGAGTCGGTTGCGCAGATCATTACGTTCTCGACGCTCTCGGCGCGTGCCGTTCTCAAAGATGTCGGGCGCGTGCTCGGCGTACCGCTGAACATCATCGGCGAACTCACGGAGTGCATCCCGGTCGTGATGGGGAAGGTCACACCGCTCAAAGAGGCGATCGAACTGCCGGAGATGAAGTCGGTACTAGCGAAGTATGCACGTACCGAATGGAAAGAGAAGCTTGAAAACCTGATCAAGAACTCGCTCGTGCTCGAAGGCTTTGCCCGTGCATCGAGCAAGCATGCGGCCGGTGTCGTGATCGCGCCGGGTGACATTTCGAACTTCGTCCCGCTCTACAAGTCGCCGAACGAAGACGATTTGGTCACGCAGTATTCGATGAAGGACATCGAGGACGCCGGTCTTCTCAAGATGGACTTCCTTGGGCTGCGTACGCTCTCGATCATCGACACGACGCTTGCCCTCATCGAGCAGCAGCATGGGGTCAAGCTCGATATCAACGCCATCCCGCTCGACGACCCGAAGACGTATGAGCTCTTCGGCAGAGGCGATACGCTCGCCGTCTTCCAGTTCGACTCTCCGCCGATGCAGAACTACATGCGTTCGCTCAAGCCGGAGAACATGGAAGATCTGGCCTCGATGAACGCGCTCTATCGGCCGGGGCCGATGGATAATATCCCCGACTTCATCGACCGTAAGCACGGCAAAAAGCAGATCGAATACGATCACCAGTTGCTTGAGCCGATCCTGAAGGATACTTACGGAGTCATCGTCTTCCAGGAGCAGGTGATGCAGGTCGTGCGCGACCTCGCAGGCTTCACGCTCGCGAAAGCAGATGAGGTCCGCCGTGCAATGGGCAAGAAGGACCTCGCGAAGATGGAAGCGATGAAGGCGACCTTCATCAAAGGTGCGGCAGAACGGACTGTACCCGACAAGGTTGCCTCCGAAATATGGGATCGTCTCGTCAAATTCGCGAGCTACGCGTTCAACAAGTCGCACTCGGTTGCGTACTCGTTCGTCGCATATCAGACTGCGTATCTAAAGGCGCACTACACGGCCGAATTCCTCGCGGCGAACATGACGCACGAGATGAACTCGACGGATTACGTCGTGCAGCTCATCGACGAGGGAAAGCGCTTCGGCATCCCGACCCTGCCCCCGGACGTGAATTCAAGTCTCCTTATGTTCACGCCGACGGAGCAGGGTATCCGCTTCGGTCTGGCCGGCTGTAAAAACGTGGGCGAAAAGGCGGCGCAAGCCATCGTCGCCGAACGCTTGAAGAACGGCCCGTACAAGTCCATCTTTGATTTTACGAATCGCATCGATTCGAAGCTCGTGAACAAGCGTGCGATCGAAGCGCTGACGCTCTCCGGGGCGTTCGATTCGACGAAGCCGGACGGTACCTCGATCGCGCAGTACCGCTCTGATGTGTTCGCGAATATCGAAAAAGCGATCGAATACGGCTCGGTGTCCTCGAAGATGAACTCGCAGGGCCAGGATAATCTTTTTGGCGGCGGTGAGAATCTTGTGACCCATGAGCCGCATCTAACCAGCACGACGACGGTATTTAGCGACCGCGATCTGCTTTCGAAAGAGAAGGCGATCCTCGGTTTCTACGTCAGCGGGCATCCGCTTGAACCGTACCGGATCGACGCGCAGAGCTTCGCATCGGTGAAGCTGAGCGAACTCGGCGACATGAAGCAGGGCGACGACGTGTTCGTGCTCGGCGTCATAGTTGGGGTGACAAAGAAGCTCAGCCGCGAAGGGAAGGCTTTCGCTATCGTGAGCGTCGAAGACTTTTCGGGCAAGTGCGATTTCGTCTTCTGGGGCGATTCGTACGAAAAGTACAAAGACTTTGTAGTGGATGAACAACCGATCGCCATCAGCGGCAAGGTCCGCAAGAACGCGATCAACGATGCTGCGAGCATCACGGTATCGGAGGCGATGCCGATCCCGGAAGTCCGTAAGAAGCAGGTTCGCGGGGTGGTATTCAAGCTGACCGAAGGCGGGCAGCCGACGGCGAAATTGCTCGATGAGGTGAAGACGATCATCGGCAAACACAAGGGAAACCGCAGCGCATACGTCGCTGTTGAAAATCCGCACACGGCAGCAGTACATCACTACAAGCTACCCGAGACGTTTAACGTAGCTGCCGACGATGCGTTGGTAGCGGAGTATGAGTCCGCTTTCGGGCGAAACACCGTGCTCTTCAGATCGTAA
- a CDS encoding DUF4149 domain-containing protein — MILSILKSLSLGVWLGSLLMLGIAVAAPIFQELPSRTLAGHVNGIILSRMNLIEWVCGTLALVTSIVLLMVNWNGEFRMLRIAETAVLFVTVTLLWIYSTRITSRMDELKQTIGDFDHPREEVTYVQAKAEFDDLHKLYTKLVGANMILITSAFVLSIVNTRQG, encoded by the coding sequence ATGATTCTGTCAATCCTGAAGTCTTTGTCACTTGGCGTATGGTTGGGTTCTCTGTTGATGCTCGGCATTGCGGTTGCGGCGCCGATATTCCAGGAATTGCCCTCTCGAACACTGGCGGGGCATGTCAACGGGATCATTCTGTCCCGGATGAACCTGATCGAATGGGTCTGCGGAACGCTGGCCTTGGTGACCTCGATCGTGTTACTAATGGTCAATTGGAACGGCGAATTCAGGATGCTTCGGATCGCCGAAACAGCGGTGCTATTCGTGACGGTGACCCTCCTATGGATCTACTCGACGCGGATCACCTCGAGAATGGATGAATTGAAACAGACGATTGGCGATTTCGACCACCCGAGAGAAGAAGTGACCTATGTCCAGGCCAAGGCCGAGTTCGACGATCTGCACAAACTCTACACCAAGCTCGTCGGTGCGAATATGATCCTCATCACATCGGCATTTGTACTGTCGATCGTCAATACCCGGCAAGGCTAG
- a CDS encoding SDR family NAD(P)-dependent oxidoreductase: protein MKKRWKHAIVVGASQGIGEALVMELARQGVSVALVSRNEDAMKRVAAAASVIATQGGAAARFHTYAHDVTNFAEVPELFQRITKDLGGLDLIVYGAGMMPYVAMDEYTFETDKAIVDVNLLGAMAWLNEAAKRFHSLEEGCIVGISSIAGERGRVGSPAYNVSKAALSTYLESLRNRLSRRGVSVTTIKPGVVDTAMSKNSPTKLWLTTADEVARQTLKAARRGVVVKYIPSRWRLISFILHSLPSFIFRRLTF from the coding sequence ATGAAAAAACGCTGGAAACACGCAATCGTCGTAGGGGCGTCACAGGGCATCGGCGAGGCACTCGTAATGGAGCTTGCCCGTCAGGGCGTCTCGGTGGCACTCGTGTCGCGCAATGAGGATGCAATGAAGCGCGTCGCTGCCGCTGCCTCGGTGATCGCAACGCAGGGAGGTGCTGCCGCTCGCTTCCACACCTATGCACACGACGTAACGAACTTTGCCGAAGTACCGGAGCTCTTCCAGCGTATCACCAAGGATCTTGGCGGGCTTGACCTCATCGTCTACGGTGCGGGTATGATGCCCTATGTCGCGATGGATGAGTACACGTTCGAGACTGACAAGGCGATCGTTGACGTCAACCTCCTCGGTGCGATGGCATGGCTCAACGAAGCGGCCAAGCGCTTCCATTCGCTCGAGGAAGGCTGCATCGTCGGCATCTCCTCGATCGCAGGCGAGCGAGGCCGAGTCGGCAGTCCGGCATACAACGTCTCGAAAGCGGCACTCTCGACGTATTTGGAATCGCTGAGGAATCGTTTGTCCCGTCGGGGTGTGAGTGTTACGACCATCAAGCCAGGAGTAGTGGATACGGCGATGTCCAAAAACTCTCCGACGAAGTTGTGGCTCACGACGGCCGATGAAGTTGCACGACAAACCCTCAAGGCTGCACGTCGCGGTGTCGTCGTGAAGTACATTCCGTCCCGTTGGAGACTGATCTCGTTCATTCTCCATTCGCTTCCGTCCTTTATTTTCCGCAGGCTCACCTTCTAA
- a CDS encoding VWA domain-containing protein — MLSSIVRTSQESDAVLVVGSADYEYLRGYAKKIDLVFDVSIVNVEIPFDINPEELGARIASSAVDTAVLRARRNGVHDSDIMRYIVLPHIILQGIRQSNPNQNSAQNSGAESDQAATPQDTLQQIFESLPLEFRVLPRVEQKPIRSRTTGHAPAKQGRVSRSAERSRVRATNRGRFSLYHTMMAAAPYQTVRRQNESSAKALYLEADDIRRYPFKSTSRTLNIVIIDSSGSMAASSRIRFAKGLVDSLLRQSYRHRNEVAIIIARGLSAQIALPPTRSVARAHAVLRSLPTGGATPLIPALEQALVVASEHTKRNGSSETRTIIVTDGKGNIGSDGARLNTLAHVFHQQGIQVEIVDLIRKSEQAQRFAETLGARYAFYGRGEASSYLA, encoded by the coding sequence ATGCTCAGTAGCATCGTTCGTACATCGCAAGAGTCGGACGCAGTGCTTGTTGTTGGTTCTGCGGACTACGAATACCTCCGGGGTTACGCAAAGAAGATCGATCTGGTATTCGACGTATCCATCGTGAATGTAGAAATCCCATTCGACATCAACCCCGAAGAACTCGGAGCTCGAATTGCATCGAGTGCCGTTGATACGGCCGTCTTGCGTGCCAGACGAAACGGCGTACACGACTCCGATATCATGCGCTACATCGTACTTCCGCATATAATCCTACAGGGTATCCGTCAGTCCAATCCCAATCAGAATTCTGCACAAAACTCGGGGGCTGAAAGCGATCAGGCAGCAACGCCACAAGACACACTGCAGCAAATCTTTGAATCGTTGCCATTGGAATTCCGCGTTCTCCCAAGAGTCGAGCAGAAGCCAATCCGGAGCAGGACAACCGGTCATGCCCCGGCAAAGCAGGGGAGAGTATCGCGCTCGGCCGAACGTTCACGAGTACGGGCTACCAATCGCGGGCGGTTTTCATTATATCATACGATGATGGCTGCTGCCCCGTACCAGACTGTGCGTCGACAGAATGAGAGTTCTGCGAAGGCTCTGTATCTGGAAGCAGATGACATTCGCCGCTACCCGTTTAAGTCGACTTCCAGAACGCTCAATATTGTCATCATAGACTCGAGTGGAAGTATGGCGGCGTCCTCGCGCATACGATTTGCAAAGGGACTGGTCGATAGTCTGTTGCGTCAATCGTATCGGCACCGCAATGAGGTAGCGATTATTATTGCCCGGGGCCTTTCTGCGCAAATCGCATTGCCACCGACGCGAAGTGTGGCGCGTGCGCACGCGGTTCTTCGGTCGCTTCCAACGGGTGGCGCGACCCCTCTTATTCCTGCGCTTGAACAAGCACTCGTCGTTGCGTCGGAGCATACGAAGCGCAATGGTTCGTCTGAGACTCGGACAATAATTGTTACCGACGGAAAAGGGAACATTGGATCTGATGGAGCGCGTCTGAATACGCTCGCCCACGTGTTCCATCAACAAGGAATTCAGGTGGAGATCGTTGATCTGATTCGCAAGAGCGAACAGGCACAGCGCTTTGCGGAGACGTTGGGGGCTCGGTATGCGTTCTATGGGCGTGGTGAAGCTTCTTCTTATCTCGCTTGA
- a CDS encoding VOC family protein: MTFDHVATECNDISGTIDFYLQHFADVDVLYQDNSWAFLSVCGARIALVTPSEHPPHICFRVETRDELQRLADEHNRPVKLHRDRSESFYFTDPNGNVIEIVWYPPAT, translated from the coding sequence ATGACCTTCGACCACGTCGCAACAGAATGTAACGATATTTCGGGGACTATCGACTTCTACCTGCAGCATTTTGCCGATGTCGATGTGCTGTACCAGGACAACTCCTGGGCCTTTTTGAGCGTCTGTGGCGCCCGTATCGCCCTGGTCACGCCTTCCGAACATCCGCCGCATATCTGCTTTCGCGTCGAGACCCGCGACGAACTCCAGCGCCTCGCCGACGAGCACAACCGGCCGGTCAAACTCCACCGAGACCGCAGCGAATCCTTTTACTTCACCGACCCCAACGGCAACGTGATCGAGATCGTGTGGTACCCGCCTGCCACCTGA
- the trxA gene encoding thioredoxin: protein MTTAGPLHFEDATFDRDVLQNEKPVLVDFGATWCGPCRMIDPIVEELAGEYAGRFVIGKVDVDENPQISMNYGIRSVPTLMIFKGGKPVDMIIGAVGKQKLVEKLNAHLN, encoded by the coding sequence ATGACAACCGCAGGCCCTCTTCATTTTGAGGATGCAACTTTTGATCGTGATGTACTGCAGAACGAAAAGCCGGTCTTGGTAGACTTTGGCGCAACCTGGTGCGGCCCGTGCCGCATGATCGACCCTATCGTCGAAGAGCTCGCCGGTGAATATGCCGGTCGCTTCGTCATCGGCAAGGTCGATGTGGACGAAAACCCGCAGATCTCGATGAACTACGGCATCCGTTCGGTGCCGACGCTCATGATCTTCAAGGGCGGCAAGCCGGTCGATATGATCATCGGCGCCGTCGGCAAGCAGAAGCTGGTTGAGAAGCTCAACGCGCATCTGAACTAA
- a CDS encoding cobaltochelatase subunit CobN yields MKLLLISLERTRRPILDRAIARLTAELGTPHIDLRILIEADLLHSGLDGLQDAINDADVILTSHILNEDIADAILRSLAARSSNYHFFPFSSSGRLMRAMRIGAFSLGQISLEQPNTANEGRESIAGLRSLLQKLVDEDTLAERIKDLMSLAPKLLKFIPGSLRGLGYYLESYLAWLEPSEANTISLLTIILRVAETGLEKLPYEHPTIFPSEGIFDWRYGVVVQSIPASILQGQRPRVGLLVPRAAVTADDISYIVELSQLFDRAEIEPLCIFAETFDGRKTIREFLCDTNGRPIVDCIVSLTGFPLVGGHVSSEPQAATSLLSEIGVPYISAITLTHQRFDDWRQSREGLPPVQVATNIALTELDGAIEPIVVAATDGEKGRTLIAENAALLVRRVSKWIELRKKENRSKRLAIVLYCFPPARGAVGTAAYLDVFASLHALLTRLSSEGYDVELPADKTELLNDILGSSVEGNATMGASLHVAATLSTGEYKRLVPQWKLAAKEWGEPPGELNTIGESLVVFGKQYGNVFVGVQPGFGYEGDPMRLLFTKNATPHHGFLAFYAYINHLFGADAVVHFGTHGALEFMPGKHNGLSSDCWPQVLVDDLPNVYLYSVNNPSEAAIAKRRSYATTVSYLPPTNARAGLYKSLEELSGLINEYRIAAKNDTHRIDSIRSSIVEKANECHISVSNELPFHDTVDSIEDRLAEIRDRLIPLGLRIIGQTPVRAVQQDLLEELAKFERPELGIAALHDLVPTAPQIIEALLDDGRDAALTLGAANSTKGNRDEVATSIRFLSDVVDRLVESDEIRPLVAALSGQYTPPGPGGDLLRVPAALPVGRNITSLNPLAMPSPVAITLAATTVKQLLDRAIRDNDGRLPECIGLVLWGLDNIKTGGEAIAQAYHLLGVEPRPDALGNMTRLHVIPIEQLGRPRIDVVMTVSGIFRDMFAHHMGMLDAAVRLVATLDEPIDQNFVRKHTLELQSRGTDVEASAYRVFSNASGSYGTNVDYMVMSGNWNEQSDLASIFAKRKGYSFGKHRDEAAATAVLQSLASYIDMTYQNLDSSEIGISDVDHYYEYLGGLTNLAAVTRGSAPAAYVADTTTATPVVRSLPETVQLEARTKTLNPKWYEAMLAHGYEGVEEIKKRLDYNYGWSATANAVPSWFYDEVHDTFVADEQMQQRMRRANPDSFHAMTQRLFEAHDRGYWDASAERLQQLDDAANAVEHMIEGIANE; encoded by the coding sequence GTGAAGCTTCTTCTTATCTCGCTTGAACGAACGCGCAGACCGATCCTTGATCGGGCAATTGCTCGTCTCACTGCCGAACTCGGAACCCCACACATTGATCTGCGAATCCTTATCGAGGCGGATCTTCTCCACTCGGGTCTCGACGGTCTGCAGGATGCGATTAACGACGCAGATGTCATACTAACGAGTCATATCCTCAACGAGGATATTGCCGATGCAATCCTTCGCAGCCTCGCTGCACGAAGCAGTAATTATCACTTCTTTCCGTTCTCTTCAAGTGGTAGACTCATGCGAGCAATGCGCATCGGTGCGTTCTCGCTTGGCCAAATCTCACTTGAACAACCGAATACTGCAAACGAGGGACGCGAGTCAATCGCCGGCCTCAGATCATTACTGCAGAAACTCGTTGACGAAGATACTCTTGCGGAGCGGATCAAGGATCTGATGTCACTTGCCCCGAAACTTCTGAAGTTCATCCCCGGATCACTTCGCGGTTTGGGGTATTATCTCGAATCCTATCTGGCCTGGCTTGAGCCGAGCGAAGCAAATACAATCTCGCTGCTCACAATCATCCTCCGCGTAGCGGAGACTGGACTCGAAAAACTTCCGTACGAGCACCCAACAATTTTCCCTTCGGAAGGCATTTTCGATTGGAGGTACGGCGTGGTTGTTCAATCGATTCCAGCATCCATTCTGCAAGGGCAACGACCTCGGGTTGGACTGCTTGTCCCGAGAGCGGCCGTTACAGCCGATGATATTTCGTACATCGTCGAGCTTTCCCAACTGTTCGATCGGGCTGAGATCGAACCACTGTGCATTTTTGCGGAGACATTCGATGGCCGCAAGACGATTCGAGAGTTCTTGTGCGATACCAACGGTCGGCCAATCGTCGATTGTATTGTTTCTCTAACTGGGTTTCCACTCGTCGGCGGACATGTCAGTAGTGAGCCACAGGCGGCCACATCGTTGCTTTCAGAAATCGGTGTCCCGTACATCTCTGCGATCACCTTAACGCATCAACGCTTTGACGATTGGCGACAGTCACGTGAAGGTCTGCCTCCTGTTCAGGTAGCGACAAATATCGCATTAACCGAACTGGATGGTGCCATCGAACCGATCGTGGTTGCTGCAACCGATGGCGAAAAGGGGAGAACACTCATCGCCGAGAATGCTGCTCTGCTGGTGCGCCGTGTTTCGAAATGGATCGAATTGCGCAAGAAAGAGAATCGTTCGAAACGTCTCGCAATTGTACTGTATTGTTTCCCACCCGCACGTGGGGCAGTTGGGACTGCGGCATATCTGGACGTCTTTGCATCACTCCATGCACTCCTGACTCGTTTATCGAGCGAGGGCTACGACGTCGAACTTCCGGCCGATAAGACAGAATTACTCAACGACATCCTTGGCTCATCGGTCGAAGGCAATGCGACGATGGGTGCATCACTGCATGTTGCGGCAACACTTTCGACTGGCGAATACAAGCGTTTGGTCCCGCAATGGAAATTGGCGGCGAAGGAATGGGGCGAGCCACCGGGCGAACTCAATACCATCGGAGAGAGTCTTGTAGTGTTCGGCAAGCAGTACGGAAACGTCTTCGTCGGCGTTCAGCCAGGATTTGGCTACGAAGGTGATCCGATGCGGCTGCTGTTCACAAAGAATGCGACACCGCATCACGGGTTTCTCGCCTTCTATGCATATATCAATCATCTCTTTGGTGCAGACGCTGTCGTGCATTTCGGAACGCACGGAGCCCTCGAGTTCATGCCGGGAAAACATAACGGATTATCGTCCGACTGCTGGCCCCAGGTACTCGTAGACGATCTGCCAAATGTTTATCTATACTCGGTCAACAATCCAAGCGAAGCAGCCATTGCGAAACGGCGTTCCTATGCGACGACCGTAAGCTATTTACCACCAACCAATGCTCGGGCAGGGCTGTACAAGTCGTTAGAAGAGTTATCCGGGCTTATAAATGAGTATCGTATCGCGGCTAAAAATGATACGCATCGTATCGATTCGATCCGGTCGAGTATCGTAGAAAAGGCTAATGAATGTCACATTAGCGTTTCAAACGAGCTTCCATTTCACGATACGGTTGATTCAATTGAAGACAGACTCGCGGAAATACGTGATCGTCTGATTCCGCTCGGATTGCGTATTATCGGGCAAACACCGGTGCGAGCTGTACAACAGGATCTATTGGAAGAACTGGCAAAGTTCGAGCGCCCGGAATTAGGCATCGCCGCACTACACGATCTTGTGCCGACTGCTCCGCAGATCATCGAAGCCCTGCTCGACGATGGTCGTGACGCCGCACTAACGCTTGGGGCGGCGAACTCGACAAAAGGTAACCGGGATGAAGTCGCGACATCCATTCGTTTTCTGTCGGATGTCGTTGACCGCCTTGTTGAATCCGACGAAATCAGGCCTCTCGTTGCGGCGCTGAGCGGCCAGTATACCCCACCTGGGCCTGGAGGTGACTTGCTCCGTGTACCTGCTGCATTACCGGTCGGTCGGAATATTACATCGTTAAACCCTCTTGCGATGCCGTCGCCGGTTGCGATCACATTGGCCGCTACGACGGTTAAGCAGCTCCTCGATCGGGCGATCCGTGATAATGATGGCAGGCTTCCGGAGTGTATCGGCCTTGTGTTGTGGGGGCTCGATAATATCAAAACCGGCGGCGAGGCCATCGCGCAAGCTTACCATCTTCTTGGCGTCGAACCCCGTCCCGATGCGCTTGGGAATATGACCAGACTGCACGTTATTCCCATCGAACAACTCGGGCGCCCACGCATTGACGTCGTCATGACCGTTAGCGGCATTTTCCGTGATATGTTCGCCCATCACATGGGTATGCTCGATGCAGCCGTCCGACTTGTCGCAACACTTGATGAGCCCATCGATCAAAACTTTGTCCGAAAACACACGCTCGAGCTTCAGTCCCGCGGTACCGATGTCGAAGCATCGGCCTATCGAGTGTTTTCAAACGCGAGCGGTTCGTACGGGACCAATGTCGATTATATGGTGATGTCGGGTAACTGGAACGAGCAATCCGATCTTGCATCCATCTTTGCCAAACGCAAGGGATACAGTTTCGGGAAGCATCGTGATGAGGCTGCTGCGACGGCTGTCCTGCAGTCGCTTGCGTCGTACATCGACATGACCTATCAGAACCTGGACTCGTCCGAGATCGGGATTTCCGATGTCGACCATTACTACGAGTATCTCGGAGGGCTGACCAATCTTGCAGCAGTCACACGAGGCTCCGCGCCGGCGGCATATGTTGCCGACACGACGACAGCAACGCCCGTTGTGCGGTCATTGCCGGAAACCGTGCAACTCGAAGCCCGAACCAAGACGCTGAATCCGAAATGGTACGAGGCGATGCTCGCTCATGGATATGAAGGCGTCGAGGAAATAAAGAAGCGTCTGGATTATAACTACGGGTGGTCAGCCACTGCCAATGCCGTCCCGTCGTGGTTTTACGATGAGGTCCATGATACCTTTGTTGCCGACGAACAAATGCAGCAACGCATGCGCCGAGCCAACCCTGACTCGTTCCACGCTATGACGCAGCGTTTGTTCGAGGCCCATGACCGAGGATATTGGGATGCATCGGCCGAGCGGCTACAGCAGCTTGACGATGCTGCTAACGCTGTTGAACACATGATCGAGGGAATTGCCAATGAATGA